The following coding sequences are from one Lysinibacillus sp. FSL W8-0992 window:
- a CDS encoding MBOAT family O-acyltransferase, with product MVFSSLIFLYVFLPLVMIVYFISPKMLRNTILLLASLFFYAWGEPKYVLLMMLSIVLNYVLGIVIENTVSQSKRKTLLWLVIVSNLAILGYYKYAGFFVDIINNYLAQPIEWQAVPLPIGISFYTFQALSYVIDVYRKDVKAQRNFLDLSLFITLFPQLVAGPIVRYQTVAEQIKKRISTADDWMIGTRRFVQGLAKKVLIANPMGEVADHVFSLSGGDLTTGTAWIGILAYSLQIYFDFSGYSDMAIGLARIFGFKFEENFNYPYIAQSVTDFWRRWHISLSSWFRDYVYFPLGGSRVSHEWKLYRNLLVVWTLTGFWHGASWTFMAWGFYYGILICLEKWVLLKWLERIPRVVRHMYILIIVMIGWVFFRANDFTYAFAFIKTLFGLSDAALYNYETILLTKDYAIYFVIAIIFAMPIYKLYQNWSEQKATASLSFDWGLRITQTIYYGALLLFITMFLVNATHNPFIYFRF from the coding sequence ATGGTATTTAGTAGTCTTATTTTTTTATATGTCTTTTTGCCATTAGTAATGATTGTGTACTTCATCTCTCCGAAGATGCTACGCAATACGATTTTACTGTTGGCTAGTTTGTTCTTTTACGCTTGGGGTGAACCGAAATATGTGCTTTTAATGATGCTGTCTATCGTGCTCAACTATGTGCTAGGCATTGTCATCGAAAATACAGTTTCACAGTCTAAGAGAAAAACACTCCTTTGGTTAGTCATTGTTAGTAATTTAGCCATCTTAGGCTATTACAAATACGCTGGCTTTTTCGTGGACATTATTAACAATTATTTGGCACAGCCAATTGAATGGCAGGCTGTTCCACTGCCAATCGGCATTTCATTTTACACGTTCCAAGCACTTAGCTATGTTATCGATGTTTATCGCAAGGACGTAAAGGCACAGCGCAACTTTTTGGATTTATCACTTTTCATTACATTATTTCCACAGCTCGTTGCAGGCCCTATCGTTCGCTATCAAACGGTAGCTGAGCAAATAAAAAAACGTATCTCTACAGCAGACGATTGGATGATTGGGACGCGTCGCTTTGTACAAGGCTTAGCGAAAAAGGTACTTATCGCAAATCCAATGGGTGAAGTAGCCGATCACGTATTTAGCTTATCTGGTGGGGACTTAACAACTGGTACTGCATGGATTGGAATTTTAGCGTACTCCCTACAAATCTACTTCGACTTCTCAGGCTATAGTGATATGGCAATTGGGTTAGCACGTATTTTTGGCTTTAAATTTGAAGAGAACTTTAACTATCCATATATAGCTCAATCTGTTACAGACTTCTGGCGTCGCTGGCACATCTCACTCAGCAGTTGGTTTAGAGACTATGTCTACTTCCCACTTGGTGGAAGTCGCGTTAGCCACGAATGGAAGTTATATCGTAATTTACTTGTTGTCTGGACACTAACCGGTTTTTGGCATGGTGCAAGCTGGACCTTTATGGCATGGGGCTTTTACTATGGAATATTAATTTGCTTGGAAAAATGGGTATTGTTGAAATGGTTGGAACGTATTCCACGTGTAGTCCGACATATGTATATTCTTATTATTGTCATGATTGGCTGGGTTTTCTTTAGAGCGAATGACTTTACATATGCATTTGCATTTATCAAAACGTTATTTGGGTTATCAGACGCAGCATTGTATAACTATGAAACGATTTTACTGACGAAGGATTATGCTATTTACTTTGTTATCGCTATTATATTTGCAATGCCAATCTATAAACTTTATCAAAATTGGAGCGAACAAAAAGCTACCGCTTCCCTATCATTTGACTGGGGGCTACGCATTACGCAAACAATTTACTATGGCGCTCTTTTGTTATTTATCACGATGTTTTTAGTGAACGCAACACATAATCCATTCATTTACTTTAGATTTTAG
- a CDS encoding HlyD family secretion protein, producing the protein MMRIIKSRPWTSLSIIVIALLVGVNAFFVFKDNSKVARSYFVDEFQRATAGDRVETVKKDAIVAPAETYTISADAKTLSAVNVKRGQDIKATDLLATYKTEEVDDELTKLEAERDAYETELSDLESALSQVESEFGDKTNPKSSINTDQISDKLNVTVKLELGQQNSPSTAVAILNRHIAEATRQISVMDAQIAQIQARQGVISPVDGVISNIIEEAGTVTFEIYSTEKALLAYLSEDEWQKVLAGQTVNFDLQHFKDDLSGVVLEKQMIATNHDSTWANELAKSAKLPKPTNYEVTLQQDDVLENIPFSTVGQASIVVNESLDAYKVKSSWVKKAKGAKSVYIIDENGKIRLEDIDVDFSTANSTIFTSYFDEGTPILANEQRNILARSFCSMPVKKIEWQNFKEIGWKDYVKYIIF; encoded by the coding sequence ATGATGCGTATTATTAAATCCAGACCTTGGACAAGCCTTAGTATCATCGTGATAGCGCTATTAGTTGGCGTGAATGCCTTCTTCGTTTTCAAGGATAATAGTAAAGTAGCGCGTTCCTATTTTGTTGATGAATTTCAACGAGCTACCGCTGGTGACCGTGTAGAAACGGTGAAAAAGGATGCAATTGTTGCGCCAGCAGAAACGTATACAATTTCTGCAGATGCAAAAACTTTATCAGCTGTAAATGTAAAGCGTGGGCAGGATATTAAAGCAACCGATCTTCTAGCTACCTATAAAACTGAGGAAGTCGACGATGAATTAACGAAGTTAGAAGCTGAACGGGATGCGTATGAAACCGAATTAAGTGATTTAGAATCTGCTTTATCACAAGTAGAATCTGAATTCGGAGACAAAACGAATCCGAAAAGTTCAATCAATACAGACCAAATTAGTGATAAATTAAATGTCACAGTTAAATTAGAATTAGGCCAACAAAATTCACCATCAACAGCTGTCGCTATTTTAAACCGTCATATTGCGGAAGCGACACGTCAAATTTCCGTAATGGATGCTCAAATTGCACAAATCCAAGCACGGCAAGGAGTAATTAGCCCTGTTGATGGCGTTATTTCCAACATTATCGAAGAAGCTGGTACGGTGACATTTGAAATTTATTCAACTGAAAAAGCATTGCTTGCTTACTTATCGGAGGATGAATGGCAAAAGGTTTTAGCGGGACAAACGGTAAATTTTGATTTACAACATTTTAAAGATGATTTATCTGGTGTAGTACTTGAAAAACAGATGATCGCAACAAATCATGACTCTACATGGGCAAATGAATTAGCAAAATCGGCGAAACTGCCGAAACCAACTAATTATGAAGTAACGTTACAGCAGGACGATGTGTTAGAAAATATTCCATTTTCAACAGTCGGTCAAGCTTCAATTGTTGTTAACGAATCGCTCGATGCTTATAAAGTAAAGTCTTCTTGGGTTAAAAAAGCAAAAGGTGCCAAGAGCGTATATATTATCGATGAAAACGGGAAAATCCGACTTGAAGATATTGACGTTGACTTTTCAACTGCAAATTCAACGATTTTCACAAGTTACTTCGATGAAGGCACACCGATTTTAGCTAATGAACAACGCAACATTTTAGCACGCTCCTTCTGCTCAATGCCTGTTAAAAAAATAGAATGGCAAAACTTCAAAGAAATTGGCTGGAAAGACTACGTCAAATACATTATTTTCTAA
- a CDS encoding tetratricopeptide repeat-containing glycosyltransferase family 2 protein: protein MKPHILIASPVRQKPYILAYFLTSLQSLNQDELVVDFLFIDDNDDKQSTELLASFQSKNERVKIIKNDQQNDIYMKDDKTHYWTDSLIEKVAKMKDSIIEHAIEFNYDGLFLIDSDLMLYPSTLQNLWDEQKDIISNVFWTEWQKDIEALPQVWMMDEYTLYEIKNGEKLEPIEIANRTAAFIKQLKVPGVYEVGGLGACTLISRKALLKGVRFKQMKNLSFWGEDRHFCIRAAALDLQLFVDTRFPAFHIYRDSDLLGAQKFNDEILTEKKEKATVSLCMIVKNEEQVLARCLSSVQGLVDEIIIVDTGSSDKTKEIARQYTNDIYDFEWIDDFSKARNFSFSKATKDYILWLDADDILHESERLHFSSLAKELSFKEVDSVMMDYHLAFNHNGEPTYSLKRNRLVKRSCNFTWIGAVHEYLSVHGNIIQRNIAITHRKEKAYTDRNIKIYKQREDQGMEFSARDLFYYGNELKDHAMYEEAVEKYNQFLLTKQGWIEDEIAACLKVAECYEMLHAPDKQLQYLFKTLSYSLPRPECCCRLGARFLVDEQYDQAIYWYEQAIIVKNQPKQGNLIDHAAWTWLPYVQLAVCYERLGQYQKAQEYKELALQYNATK, encoded by the coding sequence ATGAAACCTCATATTTTAATTGCCAGCCCTGTGCGACAAAAACCATATATTTTGGCGTATTTTTTAACTTCACTGCAATCGTTAAATCAAGATGAACTTGTAGTGGATTTTTTATTTATAGATGATAATGACGATAAACAATCGACAGAACTTTTAGCGTCATTTCAATCAAAAAACGAGCGTGTAAAAATTATTAAAAATGATCAACAAAATGATATTTATATGAAAGATGATAAAACACATTATTGGACAGATTCATTAATAGAAAAAGTGGCAAAAATGAAAGACTCTATTATAGAGCATGCTATCGAATTCAACTATGATGGATTATTCCTTATCGACTCAGATTTAATGCTGTATCCGAGTACACTACAAAATTTATGGGATGAACAAAAAGACATCATTTCAAATGTTTTCTGGACCGAATGGCAAAAGGATATAGAAGCATTACCTCAAGTTTGGATGATGGATGAATACACATTATATGAAATAAAAAATGGAGAAAAATTGGAACCAATAGAAATCGCAAATAGAACTGCTGCTTTCATAAAGCAATTAAAAGTACCAGGGGTATATGAAGTGGGCGGGTTGGGTGCATGCACATTAATAAGTAGAAAAGCACTTTTAAAAGGCGTTCGTTTTAAACAGATGAAGAACTTATCTTTTTGGGGCGAAGATCGACATTTTTGCATAAGAGCAGCTGCATTGGATTTACAGTTATTTGTAGATACGCGTTTTCCTGCATTTCATATTTATCGTGATTCCGACTTACTTGGTGCTCAAAAATTTAATGATGAAATCCTCACTGAAAAAAAGGAAAAAGCAACAGTTAGCTTATGTATGATAGTTAAAAATGAAGAACAAGTTTTAGCACGTTGTTTATCTTCCGTTCAAGGACTTGTTGATGAAATCATCATTGTAGATACTGGTTCATCAGATAAAACGAAAGAAATCGCAAGGCAATACACAAACGATATTTATGATTTTGAATGGATAGACGACTTTTCAAAAGCACGTAATTTTTCATTTAGCAAAGCAACAAAAGACTATATTTTATGGTTAGATGCAGATGATATTTTACACGAAAGCGAAAGACTACATTTTTCGAGCTTAGCAAAAGAACTAAGCTTTAAAGAAGTGGACAGTGTAATGATGGATTATCATTTAGCATTCAATCATAATGGGGAGCCGACATACAGCCTTAAAAGAAACAGACTAGTAAAACGTTCGTGCAATTTTACTTGGATTGGAGCAGTCCATGAATACTTATCTGTTCATGGCAATATAATACAGCGTAATATAGCGATTACTCATCGTAAAGAGAAAGCATATACAGACCGAAATATAAAAATCTATAAACAAAGAGAAGATCAGGGAATGGAATTTTCGGCGCGTGATTTATTTTACTATGGAAATGAATTAAAAGATCACGCTATGTACGAAGAAGCGGTAGAAAAATATAATCAATTTTTATTAACAAAACAAGGTTGGATAGAAGATGAAATAGCAGCTTGCTTAAAGGTAGCCGAATGTTATGAAATGCTACATGCTCCTGATAAACAATTGCAATATTTATTTAAAACATTGTCATATAGCCTGCCTCGTCCAGAATGTTGTTGTCGCTTAGGTGCAAGGTTTTTAGTAGATGAGCAATATGATCAAGCTATCTATTGGTATGAGCAAGCAATAATAGTAAAAAACCAACCGAAGCAAGGCAATTTAATCGACCATGCAGCTTGGACTTGGCTACCGTATGTTCAATTAGCTGTCTGTTATGAGCGATTAGGACAATATCAAAAAGCTCAAGAATATAAAGAACTAGCACTACAATACAATGCTACAAAATAA
- a CDS encoding S-layer homology domain-containing protein, translated as MKQKYSKWVVGAASAALVASAIVPVASAASFSDIETSDHKDAILALADAKIVGGYTDGTFKPNAVVTRGNVAKFLGKWLISEGYEIPADYKTEARFTDLPTSAPDQELLQYAALVKDAGVFKGSNNQLMYTNNMNREQMAVVLVRAINTVYGVDLVADYKESDFKSAITDLDKTTATENREAIIALEYAGLTNVKAFNPKNSLTRGQFASFLHRTITNVGEAVLTVKEAKVVDATTLEVTLSDDTKHTVKLETPLVENKETKVEFEIDGKTYSAVVTYEVTEVKLESVKAVNAKTIEVQFNKAVEDTTKAKVELLRGTFKQNVTLVWSEDKKSVQLVGATNFQAADYTVNIAGLTENVLTSTVKIEAQKVTSIEVLDEVAVVDKAVKADGTFDAGTTATVGYVVKDQYGTDITKTTSLKTNDNANTTVVADSAKGVIKLSGAVVEGKKIGDIVPVVLFDAATGTSVSKTVKLSAESTVSSIEVAGVYNAKGEEVALNDSSKASDAYIVLNLKDQYGKEITDAAKATGLVITNTNTTNLTIANTVSKVKIGDKDKLVVALSSILKAGDTDVLLISTTNGQTAKYTVKVAETSTTNAISVSQPEIAVAEESTLIPLTVTDKEGNVITNKKVLADANKGIKVGGTTVAESALEVKDGQVYYKTTFNTAGTQALVFQTSTYKVATITVDVKAKAVPTVVRGLKTPLVLSTAQAPVTITAKDHLIIEDQYGREMKNSAEPVTVTLVGTSDVVSVSGNQVKALKNGTATLNVALTTPNGTIDSAVEVKVQVTDGTEYNGYEIAEIGKTKVATDKNITINGLLNGGKVALEANEYTATVTGGKLAAPQDVTTGKVNIADTALNTDSATPANKIDTEFTLKVTINATGQVLEQKFVVSADAEKTQDFFFTASAASVNLADYNAAKAITEATLVSGSTVANLKSTGDAPVVVNVATVDQYGNKAISALVAETVTIVPEKVTDVKISGNGTAAATATLNADVKEAKVTLKIKVGNATKELKVTIVAAS; from the coding sequence ATGAAACAAAAATATAGCAAATGGGTTGTCGGCGCAGCATCAGCAGCTCTAGTAGCATCAGCAATCGTACCAGTAGCAAGCGCAGCAAGCTTTTCTGATATTGAAACAAGTGATCACAAGGACGCTATCTTAGCATTAGCGGACGCTAAAATCGTAGGAGGTTACACTGACGGTACATTCAAACCGAACGCAGTGGTAACACGCGGTAACGTAGCAAAATTCTTAGGTAAATGGTTAATTTCTGAAGGATATGAAATTCCAGCTGATTACAAAACAGAAGCTCGTTTCACTGACCTTCCAACTTCAGCTCCAGACCAAGAATTACTACAATATGCAGCACTTGTTAAAGATGCAGGCGTATTCAAAGGTTCTAACAACCAATTAATGTACACAAACAACATGAACCGTGAACAAATGGCAGTAGTATTAGTACGTGCTATCAACACTGTTTATGGTGTAGATTTAGTAGCAGATTACAAAGAATCTGACTTCAAATCTGCTATCACAGATTTAGACAAAACTACAGCTACAGAAAACCGTGAAGCAATTATCGCTTTAGAATATGCTGGACTTACAAACGTTAAAGCGTTCAACCCTAAAAACTCTTTAACTCGTGGTCAATTCGCATCATTCTTACACCGTACAATCACAAACGTTGGTGAAGCAGTTTTAACTGTTAAAGAAGCTAAAGTTGTTGACGCAACTACATTAGAAGTAACTCTTTCTGATGACACTAAACACACTGTAAAATTAGAAACTCCACTTGTAGAAAACAAAGAAACTAAAGTAGAGTTCGAAATTGACGGTAAAACTTATTCAGCTGTAGTTACATATGAAGTAACTGAAGTTAAATTAGAATCAGTAAAAGCTGTTAACGCTAAAACAATCGAAGTACAATTCAACAAAGCAGTAGAAGATACTACTAAAGCTAAAGTTGAATTACTACGTGGTACTTTCAAACAAAACGTAACTCTAGTTTGGTCTGAAGACAAAAAATCAGTTCAATTAGTAGGAGCTACAAACTTCCAAGCAGCTGATTACACTGTAAACATTGCTGGTTTAACTGAAAATGTATTAACTAGCACAGTTAAAATCGAAGCTCAAAAAGTAACTTCAATTGAAGTTTTAGACGAAGTAGCTGTAGTTGACAAAGCAGTTAAAGCTGACGGCACTTTCGATGCTGGTACAACTGCAACTGTTGGTTATGTAGTTAAAGACCAATATGGTACAGATATTACAAAAACAACTTCTTTAAAAACAAATGATAATGCTAATACAACTGTTGTTGCTGATTCAGCTAAAGGTGTAATTAAATTATCAGGTGCTGTTGTAGAAGGTAAAAAAATCGGTGATATCGTACCAGTAGTATTATTCGATGCTGCTACAGGTACTTCAGTTTCTAAAACTGTAAAATTATCTGCTGAATCTACAGTTTCTTCTATTGAAGTAGCTGGTGTTTATAACGCTAAAGGTGAAGAAGTAGCTTTAAATGATTCTTCTAAAGCTTCTGATGCTTATATCGTATTAAATCTTAAAGATCAATATGGTAAAGAAATTACTGATGCTGCTAAAGCAACAGGTTTAGTTATCACAAACACAAACACTACAAACTTAACAATTGCTAACACTGTTTCTAAAGTGAAAATTGGCGATAAAGATAAATTAGTAGTTGCATTATCTTCAATCTTAAAAGCTGGCGACACTGATGTGTTATTAATTTCAACAACTAACGGTCAAACAGCTAAATATACTGTTAAAGTTGCAGAAACTTCTACAACTAATGCAATCTCTGTTTCTCAACCAGAAATCGCTGTTGCTGAAGAATCTACATTAATCCCATTAACAGTTACTGATAAAGAAGGCAACGTAATCACTAACAAAAAAGTATTAGCTGATGCTAACAAAGGTATTAAAGTTGGCGGTACTACAGTTGCTGAATCAGCTCTTGAAGTGAAAGATGGTCAAGTTTACTACAAAACTACATTCAACACTGCTGGAACACAAGCATTAGTATTCCAAACTTCAACTTACAAAGTTGCTACTATCACTGTAGATGTTAAAGCTAAAGCAGTTCCAACTGTAGTTCGTGGACTTAAAACTCCTTTAGTACTTTCAACTGCTCAAGCTCCAGTAACAATTACAGCTAAAGATCACTTAATCATCGAAGACCAATATGGTCGTGAAATGAAAAACTCTGCTGAACCTGTAACAGTTACATTAGTTGGAACTTCTGACGTAGTTTCTGTAAGTGGTAATCAAGTAAAAGCTCTTAAAAACGGAACTGCAACATTAAATGTGGCACTTACAACTCCAAATGGCACAATTGATTCTGCTGTTGAAGTAAAAGTACAAGTTACTGATGGTACTGAATACAACGGTTATGAAATTGCTGAAATTGGTAAAACTAAAGTAGCAACAGACAAAAACATCACTATTAACGGTTTACTAAACGGTGGTAAAGTTGCTCTTGAAGCGAACGAATATACTGCAACAGTAACTGGCGGTAAATTAGCTGCACCTCAAGATGTAACTACTGGTAAAGTAAACATTGCTGATACAGCTTTAAACACTGATTCAGCAACACCAGCTAACAAAATTGACACAGAATTCACATTAAAAGTAACAATTAATGCAACTGGTCAAGTGTTAGAACAAAAATTCGTTGTTTCTGCTGACGCTGAAAAAACACAAGATTTCTTCTTCACAGCATCTGCTGCATCAGTTAATTTAGCTGATTACAACGCTGCTAAAGCTATTACAGAAGCTACATTAGTATCTGGTTCAACTGTAGCAAACTTAAAATCTACAGGTGATGCACCAGTAGTAGTAAACGTTGCAACTGTTGACCAATATGGTAACAAAGCAATTTCTGCACTTGTAGCAGAAACAGTTACAATCGTACCTGAAAAAGTAACAGATGTTAAAATTTCTGGTAACGGTACTGCAGCTGCAACAGCTACATTAAATGCAGATGTTAAAGAAGCTAAAGTAACTTTAAAAATTAAAGTTGGTAACGCAACAAAAGAATTAAAAGTAACAATCGTTGCTGCATCTTAA
- a CDS encoding S-layer homology domain-containing protein has translation MKRNSLFQGAIVAALATSAIVVVPTAQAAEGFSDVDLSKEYGAAVKDLAARGIINGYSDGTFKPFADVTRGQVAKILANLLALDTQNVIDPHFTDVQQSDEYYGAIAALANEGITSGFANGSFGVNQAITREQLASMLTSAYQLVNNAEDWTLPFTDVVKYSDAYYAIGPLFEHNITKGITATTFGLKETVKRSQLALFIKRIEAMQANRVLQKFSASELGASQLDAYSYDNIATDGEHEFFKIHQTTNGVTVEALREGSGYFVLIGYNMDKEENYEVVETQKYKIVVTEVDGKLQLNCQQTDEITPGVALLFEEELGFNPAHIQLTTANGYEVSDKVYVYQPFNFDGWEEESIPKGGNYELRLLQAGDYIATLSDGKGQSVRVGIRAETDGFDMYTSAAVEISSEFIPTSEIGFTVKDVNIEQYTGATIDHKIVEVENSADGVTIKRVGKGEALFAIRLNGTNGEKLYVHGMMYEVSGIASMYYELATQQDMENSW, from the coding sequence ATGAAGCGTAACAGTTTATTTCAAGGAGCAATCGTTGCGGCATTAGCAACAAGTGCCATTGTCGTGGTACCGACAGCGCAGGCAGCAGAAGGTTTTAGCGATGTTGATCTGTCGAAAGAATATGGAGCAGCGGTTAAAGATTTAGCAGCAAGAGGTATTATCAATGGATATTCAGATGGTACATTCAAGCCATTTGCTGATGTTACGCGTGGACAAGTTGCGAAAATTTTAGCTAACTTATTGGCGTTAGATACGCAAAACGTGATAGATCCACACTTTACGGATGTTCAGCAAAGTGATGAATACTATGGCGCAATTGCTGCTTTAGCAAATGAAGGAATTACGTCGGGCTTTGCGAACGGTAGCTTCGGTGTGAATCAAGCTATTACTCGCGAACAGTTAGCGAGTATGTTAACGTCTGCCTACCAATTAGTCAATAATGCAGAAGATTGGACACTGCCATTTACAGATGTTGTGAAATACTCCGATGCGTATTATGCAATTGGACCTTTGTTTGAACACAACATTACAAAGGGGATTACAGCGACTACATTTGGTTTAAAAGAAACAGTGAAGCGTTCGCAGCTCGCATTGTTTATTAAACGTATAGAGGCGATGCAAGCGAATCGTGTTTTACAGAAATTTTCTGCAAGCGAACTTGGTGCAAGTCAACTTGATGCCTACTCTTATGACAATATTGCGACTGATGGTGAGCATGAATTTTTCAAAATTCACCAAACAACAAATGGTGTAACAGTAGAGGCATTGCGAGAAGGCTCGGGTTACTTCGTGTTAATTGGCTACAATATGGATAAGGAAGAAAATTATGAGGTCGTCGAGACACAAAAATATAAGATTGTTGTTACAGAAGTAGACGGCAAACTCCAGCTCAATTGCCAGCAAACAGATGAAATAACACCTGGTGTAGCACTGCTTTTTGAGGAAGAGTTAGGTTTTAATCCGGCTCACATTCAGCTAACAACTGCAAACGGATATGAGGTAAGTGATAAAGTTTATGTGTATCAACCATTTAATTTTGACGGTTGGGAGGAAGAAAGCATTCCGAAAGGCGGCAATTACGAGTTAAGGCTACTTCAGGCAGGAGATTATATTGCTACATTATCTGATGGTAAAGGTCAATCTGTACGCGTCGGCATTCGCGCTGAAACGGATGGTTTTGATATGTATACTTCTGCAGCTGTTGAAATAAGTAGCGAATTCATTCCAACAAGTGAAATAGGCTTTACTGTTAAGGATGTTAACATCGAGCAATATACAGGAGCAACGATTGATCACAAAATTGTTGAGGTTGAAAATTCAGCAGATGGTGTAACAATTAAACGAGTTGGAAAAGGAGAGGCCCTTTTTGCCATTCGCCTAAACGGCACAAATGGTGAGAAACTTTACGTACACGGCATGATGTACGAAGTAAGTGGTATAGCATCTATGTACTACGAGCTAGCAACGCAACAAGATATGGAAAATTCATGGTGA
- a CDS encoding DHHW family protein, whose protein sequence is MRKIQTLLLPITFFCIIFGGFVVHVLTVDRPQSEMENRPLESANITPSPQEIFSGQWSKQVESYISDQFPARDTWMRNYVNFQRVVGKTYLNDKYAVDDKSGWIISKPAAAKTEEELASFASDLKRLSEGLAEKNIPFTFYSLPAKATYSREPSPSFMPEDAGIANNTKLHELVTTAGVDNIRLYDEMKDDFSAERNFFKTDHHWTIQGAYSGYEALINTLSKRLSETIPTIPFDEANTVCLPNKFAGSWNKILYMTVYNNEKICYNEPASFATQFTIYDGTIEGGVTAPYEAVYGRAKQMSPDAVVNYAEAYSRDFAELTIVNKNYDSDKHLVVIKDSYFNTIQFHVASHFKTVTILDLRYLDKDIISYLQNMQPDYVVLAYNDRNLKLMPE, encoded by the coding sequence ATGCGAAAAATACAAACGTTACTTTTACCAATTACATTTTTTTGCATCATTTTCGGTGGCTTTGTCGTGCATGTATTAACAGTGGATCGTCCACAATCAGAGATGGAAAACCGACCATTAGAATCTGCCAACATCACGCCAAGTCCACAGGAAATCTTCTCAGGACAATGGTCCAAACAGGTAGAATCTTATATTTCCGATCAATTTCCTGCTCGAGATACATGGATGCGCAATTATGTTAACTTTCAACGTGTTGTGGGCAAAACTTATTTAAATGATAAGTACGCAGTAGATGATAAAAGCGGCTGGATCATTTCTAAACCAGCCGCAGCAAAAACTGAAGAAGAGCTAGCTTCCTTTGCCTCCGATTTAAAACGTTTAAGCGAAGGGCTAGCCGAAAAAAATATTCCGTTTACATTTTACTCACTACCAGCTAAGGCAACCTACTCTCGTGAGCCAAGTCCAAGCTTTATGCCTGAAGATGCTGGTATTGCCAACAACACCAAACTGCACGAACTTGTCACAACTGCTGGTGTAGACAATATCCGTCTATATGATGAAATGAAGGACGACTTTTCTGCAGAGCGCAACTTCTTTAAAACAGATCATCACTGGACAATACAAGGTGCATACTCTGGCTACGAAGCACTTATCAATACACTAAGCAAACGACTTAGCGAGACGATACCAACAATTCCATTTGATGAGGCCAATACAGTTTGCTTACCAAATAAATTCGCCGGCTCTTGGAATAAAATACTGTATATGACCGTGTATAATAATGAAAAAATTTGCTACAACGAGCCCGCTTCGTTCGCAACGCAATTTACTATTTACGACGGTACGATTGAAGGTGGGGTCACTGCACCATACGAAGCAGTATACGGTCGCGCAAAACAGATGAGTCCCGATGCAGTCGTGAACTACGCTGAAGCATACAGCCGCGACTTTGCTGAGCTCACAATCGTCAATAAAAATTATGACAGCGACAAACATCTCGTCGTCATTAAAGATTCATACTTTAACACCATCCAATTTCACGTAGCAAGTCACTTTAAAACCGTAACAATTTTAGACTTACGTTATTTGGATAAGGACATCATTTCATACTTACAAAACATGCAACCAGATTATGTCGTCCTTGCCTATAACGATCGCAATCTAAAACTAATGCCGGAATAA